The following proteins come from a genomic window of Geminicoccaceae bacterium SCSIO 64248:
- the nanR gene encoding transcriptional regulator NanR: MPTLRAQPIRRRKLYEEIVERLEAMMIAGELAPGDQLPPERELVETFQVGRTAVREALFALQRMGLVALKNGERAYVTRPSAETLVGELSGAVRHMLAHEDGMRDFQGARLLFETSLARHAALNRTAEDLGRLERALQDNREAIGDDARFNRTDVHFHFVLTEIARNAVLTTLHNAVAAWLAEQRQTSTRMEGAAQAAYAAHRKIFDAIQAQDPDRAERAMRDHLIEVSHYYWRARSSEDGLRDPRRLRDQAGGQGALP; encoded by the coding sequence ATGCCGACGCTTCGCGCGCAGCCGATCCGACGACGCAAGCTCTACGAGGAGATCGTCGAGCGACTCGAGGCGATGATGATCGCGGGCGAGTTGGCGCCGGGCGACCAGCTGCCGCCCGAGCGCGAGCTGGTCGAGACCTTCCAGGTCGGCCGCACCGCCGTGCGCGAGGCCCTGTTCGCGCTGCAGCGCATGGGCCTGGTCGCGCTCAAGAACGGCGAGCGCGCCTATGTCACCCGGCCGTCGGCGGAAACCCTGGTCGGCGAGCTGTCCGGCGCGGTGCGGCACATGCTGGCGCATGAGGACGGCATGCGCGACTTCCAGGGCGCGCGCCTCCTGTTCGAGACGTCCCTCGCCCGCCATGCCGCCCTGAACCGGACGGCCGAGGACCTGGGCCGGCTGGAGCGCGCGCTGCAGGACAACCGCGAAGCCATCGGCGACGACGCGCGCTTCAACCGGACCGACGTGCACTTTCACTTCGTCCTTACCGAGATCGCGCGCAACGCCGTCCTGACCACGTTGCACAACGCGGTCGCGGCATGGCTCGCCGAGCAGCGGCAGACATCGACCCGCATGGAAGGCGCGGCGCAGGCCGCCTACGCCGCCCACCGCAAGATTTTCGACGCCATCCAGGCCCAGGACCCCGATCGCGCCGAACGCGCCATGCGCGATCACCTCATCGAGGTGTCCCATTATTACTGGCGCGCAAGGAGCTCCGAAGATGGCCTTCGTGAT
- a CDS encoding Ldh family oxidoreductase, whose translation MAATDLEMVRVGEDDLKAFCTTVLRHVGMAPRQAATVIDNLVEADLRGVFSHGVVRFPIYVQRLEDGGTAVDPEMRVVRETRTTAVLDGGNGMGQLVGKRAMEMAIEKAADGDPAFVSVRNSNHYGAAAYYAEIASRADMIGLSFTIGGINHMTPWGGAEAMLGNNPFAIAFPTDRAFPIVLDMACSVAARGKIIVAAKDGTPIPADWASGPDGQPTTDPVLALQGFVLPVGGPKGYALTLAVGLLSTMLSDAYFGSEVTHMYEDTVTPQNVGHLMGVLPIAAFEDVDRYKARMGKAIGDLAGVRKAPGVERIYMPGEREHLARIAHRQGGIPLTPGVIAELDEVGRRYGVALPRLDAA comes from the coding sequence ATGGCGGCGACGGATCTGGAGATGGTGCGGGTCGGCGAGGACGATCTGAAGGCGTTCTGCACGACCGTGCTCCGCCATGTCGGCATGGCTCCCAGGCAGGCCGCGACCGTGATCGACAACCTGGTCGAGGCGGATCTGCGCGGCGTGTTCTCGCACGGCGTCGTCCGCTTCCCGATCTACGTCCAACGCCTGGAGGACGGCGGCACCGCGGTCGACCCGGAGATGCGCGTCGTCCGCGAGACCCGGACCACCGCCGTGCTCGACGGCGGCAACGGCATGGGCCAGCTCGTCGGCAAGCGGGCGATGGAGATGGCGATCGAGAAGGCGGCCGACGGCGATCCGGCCTTCGTCTCGGTCCGCAACAGCAACCACTACGGCGCCGCGGCCTACTACGCCGAGATCGCCAGCCGGGCCGACATGATCGGCCTGTCCTTCACGATCGGCGGCATCAACCACATGACGCCCTGGGGCGGCGCCGAGGCGATGCTCGGCAACAATCCCTTCGCGATCGCCTTCCCGACCGACCGGGCGTTCCCGATCGTGCTCGACATGGCGTGCAGCGTGGCGGCGCGCGGCAAGATCATCGTCGCCGCCAAGGACGGCACGCCGATCCCGGCCGACTGGGCGAGCGGCCCGGACGGCCAGCCGACGACCGATCCGGTCCTGGCCTTGCAAGGCTTCGTCCTGCCGGTCGGCGGTCCGAAGGGCTATGCCCTGACCCTGGCGGTCGGCCTGCTCAGCACCATGCTCTCGGACGCCTATTTCGGCTCGGAGGTGACGCACATGTACGAGGACACGGTGACGCCGCAGAATGTCGGCCACCTCATGGGCGTGCTGCCGATCGCCGCCTTCGAGGACGTCGACCGCTACAAGGCGCGCATGGGCAAGGCGATCGGCGACCTCGCCGGCGTCAGGAAGGCGCCCGGCGTCGAGCGGATCTACATGCCGGGCGAGCGCGAGCATCTCGCGCGGATCGCGCATCGCCAAGGCGGCATTCCGCTCACCCCCGGCGTCATCGCCGAGCTCGACGAGGTCGGTCGCCGCTACGGCGTCGCGCTGCCCCGCCTCGACGCCGCGTGA
- a CDS encoding ABC transporter ATP-binding protein: MNAHTDPATSPLLEVEGVTLQYKTPQHLVTATYRVDFEVFQGDRFVILGPSGCGKSTILKAVGGFMPSVEGSMRLKGQEITTPGPERMMVFQEFEQLMPWKTVIENVLFPMKVTGRFKGRDARDRALAVLDKVNLTKFRDVYPHMLSGGMKMRVAIARAMAMEPDILLMDEPFAALDALTRRKMQEELLNLWEQINFTVLFVTHSIEEAILVGSRILILSPHPGRVRAELNADRFDHRSIDNAEFGVLAKRIHNFLFEDEVEEKALEVSA; the protein is encoded by the coding sequence GTGAACGCGCATACCGATCCGGCCACCTCGCCGTTGCTCGAGGTCGAAGGCGTCACGCTCCAGTACAAGACGCCGCAGCATCTCGTGACGGCGACCTATCGCGTCGACTTCGAGGTGTTCCAGGGCGACCGCTTCGTGATCCTCGGGCCGTCCGGCTGCGGCAAGTCGACGATCCTGAAGGCCGTCGGCGGTTTCATGCCGAGCGTCGAGGGATCGATGCGGCTCAAGGGGCAGGAGATCACGACGCCCGGACCCGAGCGCATGATGGTCTTCCAGGAATTCGAGCAGCTGATGCCCTGGAAGACGGTAATCGAGAACGTGCTGTTCCCGATGAAGGTCACCGGCCGCTTCAAGGGACGGGACGCTCGCGACCGGGCGCTTGCCGTGCTCGACAAGGTCAACCTCACCAAGTTCCGCGACGTCTATCCGCACATGCTCTCGGGCGGCATGAAGATGCGCGTCGCGATCGCGCGCGCCATGGCGATGGAGCCGGACATCCTCCTGATGGACGAGCCGTTCGCCGCGCTCGATGCCCTCACCCGCCGCAAGATGCAGGAGGAACTGCTCAACCTCTGGGAGCAGATCAACTTCACCGTCCTGTTCGTCACGCACTCGATCGAGGAGGCGATCCTGGTCGGGTCGCGCATCCTGATCCTCTCGCCGCATCCCGGCCGGGTCCGGGCCGAGCTGAACGCCGACCGGTTCGACCACCGCTCGATCGACAACGCCGAGTTCGGCGTCCTCGCCAAGCGGATTCACAACTTCCTGTTCGAGGATGAGGTCGAGGAGAAGGCGCTGGAGGTGAGCGCATGA
- a CDS encoding ABC transporter permease, translating to MSTSMYAGTTTAGRPEFERVPVDASGIGAVEQPLTLWERLSNNTAVRRIALLVVLAVIWEVYARFLSNPLLFPSFSDTLQTFWRDLMRGTLISRTFTSLQVLVLGYGAGLLLAATFTTLAVSTRIGTDLLSTLTAMFNPLPAIAILPLALIWFGLGMPSLIFVIIHSVLWAVALNTYTGFRSVPETLRMSGRNYGLGGIRYVMLILIPAAFPSILAGLKIGWAFAWRTLIAAELVFGVSSRSGGLGWYIFEARAELRTSQVFAGLLAVILIGLFVESVIFRAIERRTVQRWGMER from the coding sequence ATGAGCACGTCGATGTATGCGGGAACGACCACGGCGGGACGGCCGGAGTTCGAGCGGGTGCCGGTCGACGCCAGCGGGATCGGCGCGGTCGAGCAGCCGCTGACCCTGTGGGAGCGGCTCAGCAACAACACCGCCGTCCGCCGTATCGCGCTGCTCGTGGTCCTGGCGGTGATCTGGGAAGTCTACGCGCGCTTCCTGAGCAATCCGCTGCTCTTCCCCTCCTTCAGCGACACGCTCCAGACCTTCTGGCGCGACCTGATGCGGGGCACGCTGATCTCGCGCACCTTCACCTCGCTGCAGGTGCTGGTCCTGGGCTACGGCGCGGGGCTGCTGCTGGCGGCGACGTTCACGACGCTGGCCGTCTCGACCCGGATCGGCACCGACCTGCTCTCGACGCTGACGGCGATGTTCAACCCGCTGCCGGCGATCGCGATCCTGCCGCTCGCGCTGATCTGGTTCGGTCTCGGCATGCCGTCCCTGATCTTCGTGATCATCCATTCCGTGCTCTGGGCCGTCGCGCTCAACACCTATACCGGCTTCCGCTCGGTGCCCGAGACGCTGCGCATGTCCGGCCGGAACTACGGCCTGGGTGGCATCCGCTACGTCATGCTCATCCTGATCCCGGCGGCGTTCCCGTCGATCCTGGCCGGGCTCAAGATCGGCTGGGCCTTCGCCTGGCGGACCCTGATCGCGGCCGAGCTGGTGTTCGGCGTCTCGTCACGCTCGGGCGGGCTCGGCTGGTACATCTTCGAGGCGCGCGCCGAGCTCAGGACGTCGCAGGTCTTCGCCGGCCTCCTGGCCGTCATCCTGATCGGCCTGTTCGTCGAATCCGTGATCTTCCGGGCGATCGAGCGCCGCACCGTGCAGCGCTGGGGCATGGAACGCTAG
- a CDS encoding ABC transporter substrate-binding protein: MRTIAFAAAALAGLLAVDGASPAAAETDQLRAARQYGLSTLPLMIMEDQKLIEKHAAAEGLEGLTVEWVQLGGPGAMTEALISGDLDFGAGGVPSMLTLWDRTKDTPMEVKGVGNVVNMPMELVTTNPNVKSIEDFTEDDKIAVTTIKVSNQAMLLQMAAAQAFGEDEYDRLDHLTVSLPHPEAMSTLASNTGVISAHFSALPYQYRQKKQPGVHLVLSSYDVLGGPASNTVAFTTKRFHDDNPKAYAAYAGALQEAIDIINADKKAAAEAYKRMSNTDQPIEELVEILDDPQVQMTFAPQQTMKMASFMAEIGRLDNTPEAWTDLFFDNMQGQGGS, encoded by the coding sequence ATGAGGACGATTGCTTTCGCCGCCGCCGCTCTGGCCGGTCTGCTTGCCGTCGACGGCGCATCGCCGGCTGCGGCCGAGACCGATCAACTCCGTGCCGCCCGTCAGTATGGGCTCAGCACGCTGCCGCTCATGATCATGGAAGATCAAAAGCTGATCGAGAAGCACGCGGCGGCCGAGGGGCTGGAAGGGCTCACCGTCGAATGGGTCCAATTGGGCGGCCCGGGCGCCATGACCGAAGCCCTCATCTCCGGCGATCTCGACTTCGGCGCCGGCGGCGTGCCCTCGATGCTGACGCTCTGGGACCGGACCAAGGACACGCCGATGGAGGTCAAGGGCGTCGGCAACGTCGTCAACATGCCGATGGAGCTGGTCACCACGAACCCGAACGTGAAGTCGATCGAGGACTTCACCGAGGACGACAAGATCGCGGTCACGACCATCAAGGTCTCGAACCAGGCGATGCTGCTGCAGATGGCGGCGGCCCAGGCGTTCGGCGAGGACGAATACGACCGGCTCGACCATCTGACCGTGTCCCTGCCCCATCCCGAGGCGATGTCCACGCTCGCCTCGAACACGGGCGTGATCAGCGCACATTTCTCGGCGCTGCCTTACCAGTACCGCCAGAAGAAGCAGCCGGGCGTCCATCTGGTGCTCAGCAGCTACGACGTGCTGGGCGGGCCGGCCTCCAACACCGTCGCCTTCACCACGAAACGCTTCCACGACGACAACCCGAAGGCCTACGCGGCCTATGCCGGCGCCCTGCAGGAAGCGATCGACATCATCAACGCGGACAAGAAGGCGGCGGCCGAGGCCTACAAGCGGATGTCGAACACGGATCAGCCGATCGAGGAACTGGTCGAGATCCTGGACGATCCGCAGGTCCAAATGACCTTCGCGCCGCAGCAGACCATGAAGATGGCGAGCTTCATGGCCGAGATCGGCCGGCTCGACAACACGCCCGAGGCCTGGACCGACCTCTTCTTCGACAACATGCAGGGCCAAGGCGGCAGCTGA
- a CDS encoding isocitrate/isopropylmalate family dehydrogenase — translation MNTNAFRLAVMPGDGIGVEVMDAALAVLDAVEKRHGLAFDRQTIPGGAHHYKETGTALDEAGFEAAAAADAVLFGAMGWPDIRYPDGTEIAPQLDLRFRMNLYAGVRPIRAIPGVPTALADPRAAGIDLVVLRESTEGLFTSRGKGVIEDDRVARDTLEITRDVTERLTRFAFRLAERRASRLGRRGTVTLVDKANVFRSFAFMRKVFYEAAAAFAEVDARHHYIDAMALDLVRRPWDFDVLPMENMFGDIMSDLGAGLIGGMGFAPSADIGDAHGLFQPSHGSAPDIAGQGKANPTAMILSLAMLLDWLGERHDSQACAEAARAVEQGVDAAFGSGEVRSYDIGGRDGTGAIARAVIGHLGA, via the coding sequence ATGAACACGAACGCCTTCCGTCTCGCCGTCATGCCGGGCGACGGCATCGGGGTCGAGGTCATGGATGCCGCCCTGGCCGTGCTCGACGCCGTCGAGAAGCGCCACGGGCTCGCCTTCGACCGCCAGACGATCCCGGGCGGCGCGCATCACTACAAGGAGACCGGTACGGCGCTCGACGAGGCCGGATTCGAGGCCGCCGCGGCCGCGGATGCCGTGCTGTTCGGTGCGATGGGCTGGCCGGACATCCGCTATCCCGACGGCACCGAGATCGCGCCGCAGCTCGACCTGCGCTTCCGCATGAACCTCTACGCCGGCGTGCGGCCGATCCGGGCGATCCCCGGCGTGCCGACGGCGCTCGCGGACCCCAGGGCGGCCGGCATCGATCTCGTCGTTCTGCGCGAGTCGACCGAGGGTCTCTTCACCTCGCGCGGCAAGGGCGTGATCGAGGACGACCGGGTCGCGCGCGACACGCTCGAGATCACCCGCGACGTCACCGAGCGCCTGACCCGCTTCGCCTTCCGCCTGGCCGAGCGCCGCGCGTCCCGTCTCGGTCGCAGGGGGACGGTCACCCTGGTCGACAAGGCCAACGTGTTCCGTTCCTTCGCCTTCATGCGCAAGGTGTTCTACGAGGCGGCCGCGGCGTTTGCCGAGGTCGATGCGCGCCACCACTACATCGACGCCATGGCGCTCGACCTGGTCCGGCGGCCCTGGGACTTCGACGTGCTGCCGATGGAGAACATGTTCGGCGACATCATGTCGGACCTGGGGGCGGGCCTGATCGGCGGCATGGGCTTCGCGCCTTCGGCCGACATCGGCGACGCGCACGGCCTGTTCCAGCCGAGCCACGGCAGCGCGCCGGACATCGCCGGGCAGGGCAAGGCGAACCCGACCGCGATGATCCTGTCGCTCGCCATGCTGCTCGACTGGCTGGGCGAGCGGCACGACAGCCAGGCCTGCGCCGAGGCGGCGCGCGCGGTCGAGCAGGGGGTCGATGCCGCCTTCGGTTCGGGCGAGGTCCGTTCCTACGACATCGGCGGCCGGGACGGCACCGGCGCCATCGCCCGGGCCGTGATCGGCCACCTCGGCGCGTGA